The Lysobacter enzymogenes genome window below encodes:
- a CDS encoding helix-turn-helix domain-containing protein has translation MNAAMLAPACPWPLAVEPDAAPNPRAISAGEAAATERMAEDARRVMEPFGNSKRCQILLYAEHRPGLSIGELSSLLACSVSVVSQYVAQLERQGWLRVTRAGRRRLVQVSDPQRRQAIRALRLMVAGLAAQA, from the coding sequence ATGAATGCGGCGATGCTGGCGCCGGCTTGCCCTTGGCCGCTGGCTGTCGAGCCCGACGCGGCGCCGAACCCGCGCGCGATCAGCGCCGGCGAAGCGGCGGCGACCGAGCGCATGGCCGAGGACGCGCGCCGGGTGATGGAGCCGTTCGGCAACAGCAAGCGCTGCCAGATCCTGCTGTACGCCGAACACCGTCCGGGCCTAAGCATCGGCGAACTCAGCAGCCTGCTGGCGTGCAGCGTGTCGGTGGTGTCGCAGTATGTCGCGCAGTTGGAGCGGCAAGGCTGGCTGCGGGTGACGCGCGCCGGACGCCGGCGTTTGGTGCAGGTGTCCGATCCGCAGCGGCGTCAGGCGATACGCGCGCTGCGGCTGATGGTCGCGGGATTGGCGGCGCAGGCCTGA
- a CDS encoding response regulator → MSANAPPTVLIVDDDATLRGMLAQFLGDHGLRVVEASDGARMFERLATTAVSVVLLDVMLPGDDGFALCRRLRAAGHPAASNIPIILLTSVNSDTDRVVGLELGADDYIAKPFNPRELLARIRALLRRSDSGRGEDARSGAEFRFMGWVLNPRHRSLRSPNGALTDLTSGEFDLLLAFLEHPQRILSRDQLIDLARGRALTPYDRSIDVQISRLRRKIEPDPQRPRLIKTVRNEGYFFAADVDAAGAGAAR, encoded by the coding sequence ATGTCCGCCAACGCGCCGCCCACGGTCCTGATCGTCGACGACGACGCCACCCTGCGCGGCATGCTCGCGCAGTTCCTCGGCGACCACGGCTTGCGCGTGGTCGAAGCCAGCGACGGCGCGCGCATGTTCGAGCGCCTCGCCACCACCGCGGTCAGCGTGGTGCTGCTGGACGTGATGCTGCCCGGCGACGACGGCTTCGCCCTGTGCCGGCGGCTGCGCGCCGCCGGCCACCCGGCGGCCAGCAACATCCCGATCATCCTGCTGACCTCGGTCAACAGCGACACCGACCGGGTGGTGGGACTGGAACTCGGCGCCGACGACTACATCGCCAAACCGTTCAATCCGCGCGAGCTGCTGGCGCGCATCCGCGCGCTGCTGCGCCGCAGCGACAGCGGCCGCGGCGAGGACGCGCGCAGCGGCGCCGAGTTCCGCTTCATGGGCTGGGTGCTCAATCCGCGCCACCGCAGCCTGCGCTCGCCGAACGGCGCGCTGACCGACCTGACCAGCGGCGAGTTCGACCTGCTGCTGGCGTTTCTCGAACATCCGCAACGGATCCTGTCGCGCGACCAGCTCATCGATCTGGCGCGCGGCCGCGCGCTGACGCCGTACGACCGCAGCATCGACGTGCAGATCAGCCGCCTGCGGCGCAAGATCGAACCCGATCCGCAGCGGCCGCGCCTGATCAAGACGGTGCGCAACGAGGGATATTTCTTCGCCGCCGACGTCGACGCGGCCGGCGCGGGAGCGGCGCGGTGA
- a CDS encoding ATP-binding protein: MTAPRWLPRFSRIRLAPRIAVVVLLTMAMTLLLDAAIGMALRSTGPRAVDERSLVRQAMQLRADLAARPRAQRADAVERAARERKLDFALLDTARRDGAPPLADLIETMRARLAERTPDHDVAYAVSINVLPDGPGRGVRQVTVVVPTPGAERAEILSVAARPFADWSSTMIATVPAERLTDASIADAPTAGPTFPLPVAFAPTLSVPAPLVAYPWAQTQPLPTLVAAPSAAPTAAPVQAMMPLQPASLALTTAPSMDLRLSDYAAPVARTRPQANDAPRIAPAFLEGLRIEPSLPRMSVALELPDGQWLLASPGKPNPLWLQQLFKLAGVVLLLLLVAVLSVRTARSFLRPLTELAQAAERLGREREPTPIEGMTIPEYAAIAGKFNEMQMRLKRFVDDRTHQLAAISHDLRTPLTRMRLALEYVDEARRGPLLAEISQMETMISGSLAFAGEDARLEPHQRVDLAALLISLCDEACDRGDEAAYLGPDHAELPCQPIAMRRAFANLIDNGCRYGARVRVTLAAAAAGLRIDIDDDGPGIAPELRERAFAPFQRLDNARAAPGSGLGLSIARSVIRGHGGDVVLGDADGGGLRARIELPSPD; this comes from the coding sequence GTGACGGCGCCGCGCTGGCTGCCGCGCTTCTCGCGCATCCGCCTGGCGCCGCGCATCGCCGTGGTGGTGCTGCTGACGATGGCCATGACCCTGCTGCTGGACGCCGCCATCGGCATGGCGCTGCGCTCGACCGGCCCGCGCGCCGTGGACGAGCGCTCGCTGGTGCGCCAGGCGATGCAGTTGCGCGCCGACCTCGCCGCGCGGCCGCGCGCGCAGCGGGCGGATGCGGTGGAGCGCGCCGCGCGCGAGCGCAAGCTCGACTTCGCCTTGCTCGACACCGCCCGCCGCGACGGCGCGCCGCCGTTGGCGGACCTGATCGAGACCATGCGCGCGCGTCTGGCCGAGCGCACGCCCGACCACGATGTCGCTTATGCGGTGTCGATCAACGTGCTGCCCGACGGGCCGGGGCGCGGCGTGCGCCAAGTGACCGTGGTGGTGCCCACGCCCGGCGCCGAACGCGCTGAGATCCTGTCGGTGGCGGCGCGGCCGTTCGCCGACTGGTCGAGCACGATGATCGCGACCGTTCCGGCCGAACGCCTCACCGACGCGTCGATCGCCGACGCGCCGACCGCCGGCCCGACGTTTCCGTTGCCGGTCGCGTTCGCCCCGACCCTGTCGGTGCCGGCGCCGCTGGTCGCCTATCCGTGGGCGCAGACGCAACCGCTGCCGACGCTGGTGGCGGCGCCGAGCGCCGCGCCGACTGCGGCCCCGGTGCAGGCGATGATGCCGCTGCAACCGGCTTCGCTGGCGCTGACCACGGCGCCGAGCATGGACCTGCGCCTGTCCGACTACGCCGCGCCGGTCGCGCGGACCCGGCCGCAGGCCAACGACGCGCCGCGGATCGCGCCCGCGTTCCTGGAAGGCCTGCGCATCGAGCCCTCGCTGCCGCGCATGTCGGTGGCGCTGGAACTGCCCGACGGGCAGTGGCTGCTGGCCAGCCCCGGCAAGCCCAATCCGCTGTGGTTGCAGCAGCTGTTCAAACTGGCCGGGGTGGTGCTGCTGTTGCTGCTGGTCGCGGTGCTGTCGGTGCGCACCGCGCGCAGCTTCCTGCGCCCGCTGACCGAGCTGGCGCAGGCCGCCGAACGCCTCGGCCGAGAGCGCGAGCCGACGCCGATCGAAGGCATGACCATTCCCGAATACGCCGCCATCGCCGGCAAGTTCAACGAGATGCAGATGCGGCTCAAGCGTTTCGTCGACGACCGCACCCATCAGCTGGCGGCGATCTCGCACGACCTGCGCACGCCGCTGACGCGCATGCGCCTGGCCCTGGAGTACGTCGACGAGGCGCGGCGCGGCCCGCTGCTGGCGGAAATCAGCCAGATGGAAACCATGATCAGCGGCAGCCTGGCCTTCGCCGGCGAGGACGCGCGGCTGGAGCCGCATCAGCGCGTGGATCTGGCGGCGCTGCTGATCAGCCTGTGCGACGAAGCCTGCGACCGCGGCGACGAGGCCGCTTACCTCGGTCCCGACCACGCCGAGCTGCCGTGCCAGCCGATCGCGATGCGGCGCGCGTTCGCCAACCTGATCGACAACGGCTGCCGTTACGGCGCACGCGTGCGGGTGACGCTGGCGGCGGCCGCGGCGGGCCTGCGCATCGACATCGACGACGACGGCCCGGGCATCGCGCCGGAGCTGCGCGAGCGCGCGTTCGCGCCGTTCCAGCGCCTGGACAACGCGCGCGCCGCGCCGGGTTCGGGCCTGGGCCTGTCGATCGCGCGCAGCGTGATCCGCGGCCACGGCGGCGATGTCGTGTTGGGCGATGCCGACGGCGGCGGCCTGCGCGCGCGCATCGAGCTGCCGTCGCCCGATTGA
- a CDS encoding helix-turn-helix domain-containing protein — MSSEHFEYQSSPRSAADPFETISEDARPASRATMADAEADPPMQDFRLYFQRDFDSVRAQPHAMSYWLQLRGRSYLESREGHLQLRAGQWLMLEPGSAPSVDTDRHGALIGFSVAPALLSEIERHWRVELHPGAGTLDRFERDALAKLWRQCATAANLAAFAAPREERLRMLRRLLGGVRDTQRELAARVRQCPGRRVARQRQVFSRLQRVRLYLRGHPDRLVPMQELAEITSFSPWWLSKTFKQVYGETLQSYGLGLRLERACELLGESGLSIAEISHACGFDSPCSFARAFRQRMQCTATQFRARRFASPRAKPDAKQTQS, encoded by the coding sequence ATGTCGAGCGAGCATTTCGAATATCAATCCAGTCCGCGCAGCGCGGCCGATCCGTTCGAAACCATCAGCGAGGACGCGCGCCCCGCATCGCGCGCGACGATGGCGGACGCCGAAGCCGATCCGCCGATGCAGGACTTCCGCCTGTATTTCCAGCGCGACTTCGACAGCGTGCGCGCGCAACCGCACGCGATGTCGTACTGGCTGCAACTGCGTGGCCGCTCCTACCTGGAAAGCCGCGAAGGCCATCTGCAATTGCGCGCCGGCCAATGGCTGATGCTGGAACCAGGCAGCGCGCCGAGCGTCGACACCGACCGCCACGGCGCGCTGATCGGCTTCAGCGTGGCGCCGGCACTGCTGAGCGAGATCGAGCGCCATTGGCGGGTCGAACTGCATCCCGGCGCCGGCACGCTCGACCGTTTCGAACGCGACGCCCTGGCCAAGCTGTGGCGGCAATGCGCCACCGCCGCGAATCTGGCCGCGTTCGCCGCTCCGCGCGAAGAACGCCTGCGCATGCTGCGGCGGCTGCTCGGCGGCGTGCGCGACACCCAGCGCGAACTGGCGGCGCGGGTGCGCCAATGTCCCGGCCGCCGGGTCGCGCGCCAGCGCCAGGTGTTCTCGCGCCTGCAGCGGGTGCGGCTGTATCTGCGCGGCCATCCCGACCGGCTGGTGCCGATGCAGGAGCTGGCCGAAATCACCAGCTTCTCGCCGTGGTGGCTGTCCAAGACCTTCAAGCAGGTCTACGGCGAGACCCTGCAGTCCTACGGCCTGGGCCTGCGCCTGGAACGCGCCTGCGAACTGCTCGGCGAGAGCGGCCTGTCGATCGCCGAGATCAGCCACGCCTGCGGCTTCGATTCGCCGTGCAGCTTCGCGCGCGCGTTCCGTCAGCGCATGCAGTGCACCGCGACCCAGTTCCGCGCGCGCCGCTTCGCTTCCCCGCGCGCCAAGCCAGACGCCAAGCAAACCCAATCCTGA
- a CDS encoding TonB-dependent receptor, which translates to MNHTRKPIRARAALPMHIAAALAAAAAPAMAQTAPASTPDAKATTLDRVEVVGSRIKRADLDTSQPVFSLNRAEIEKQGLTSVADVLQRISSNGAGLNTTINNGNDGESTVSLRNLGSGRTLVLVNGRRWGTGLGGNVDLNSIPTSIIERIEVLKDGASTIYGSDAIAGVVNIVTRRNFDGAEAGAYLGQFGQGDGAREAYDFTIGMNGERGSLLIGAAYVKEEEVMAGDREISKGGPPFNSGFSTTGAPGSFVDPRDNKQYVLGPNKQFVPYDENKHGVNTAPFNYLLTPQERTSLFAQGTFDIAEQITFRSEMFFNQRESSQQLAYMPVTGMTLDKDSIYNPTKGTADPRDLRNVNRRFFEGGPRSFNQNAKTYHFYGGFEGYFDLGSRRFDWDAGYRYDRTDQNDLTYGLYNLDKLRKAYGPSFIDGNGRARCGRPGAIIEDCVPINPLGPEGSISQEAIDAAKFTAHDSTTQISKGYTFNVSGELFDLPAGPLALAAGYEYRSESGSFEPDAFIAAGLSTGNGSKPTRGGYNLNELFLELSVPVLKDLPFARLLDFSIATRRSDYSTFGDTLNSKFGFRWKPIDDLMVRGNWSQGFRAPSINDMYRGDGDTFVRYSDPCSTHSGKRSNPQIDAKCLADGVPGNFRQPGSGPNPQTTEPFTAGGNSKLEAETSTNKTLGFVYSPQWAPGLDVSLDWYQIKIENAISTPTAQFVVDKCYGGTAAEQAIYCKLIKRDPNYPGRPGLITDIQLRPINAAQFLVEGYDLTLNYRLPETRFGRFAISWDSTYTSRWDYQVDSKSPVEHRNGIYLQSDPYWRIRSNLSLDWSRGDFGATWALRYKSGLTEECKPDFKQYCSDPGKMKNQLASTTYHDLQVRYNAPWNATVALGVNNLFAKEPPLAQNAFANNFDYQYDIPGRFFYLKYRQRF; encoded by the coding sequence ATGAACCACACCCGCAAGCCCATCCGCGCGCGCGCCGCGCTGCCGATGCACATCGCCGCCGCGCTGGCCGCGGCCGCGGCGCCGGCGATGGCGCAGACCGCGCCAGCGTCGACGCCGGACGCCAAGGCGACCACGCTCGACCGCGTCGAAGTGGTCGGCTCGCGCATCAAGCGCGCCGACCTCGACACCTCGCAACCGGTGTTCTCGCTCAACCGCGCCGAGATCGAGAAGCAGGGCCTGACCTCGGTCGCCGACGTGCTGCAACGCATCTCCAGCAACGGCGCCGGCCTCAACACCACGATCAACAACGGCAACGACGGCGAATCCACGGTCAGCCTGCGCAACCTCGGTTCCGGCCGCACCCTGGTGCTGGTCAACGGCCGCCGCTGGGGCACCGGTCTGGGCGGCAACGTCGATCTCAACAGCATCCCGACCTCGATCATCGAGCGCATCGAAGTGCTCAAGGACGGCGCCTCGACCATCTACGGCTCCGACGCCATCGCCGGCGTGGTCAACATCGTCACCCGGCGCAATTTCGACGGCGCCGAAGCCGGCGCGTATCTGGGCCAGTTCGGCCAGGGCGACGGCGCGCGCGAGGCCTACGACTTCACCATCGGCATGAACGGCGAGCGCGGCTCGCTGCTGATCGGCGCGGCCTACGTCAAGGAAGAAGAAGTCATGGCCGGCGACCGCGAAATCTCCAAGGGCGGGCCGCCGTTCAATTCCGGCTTCAGCACCACCGGCGCGCCCGGCAGCTTCGTCGATCCGCGCGACAACAAGCAGTACGTGCTCGGCCCGAACAAGCAGTTCGTGCCGTACGACGAAAACAAGCACGGGGTCAACACGGCGCCGTTCAACTATCTGCTGACCCCGCAGGAGCGGACCTCGCTGTTCGCCCAGGGCACCTTCGACATCGCCGAGCAGATCACCTTCCGCAGCGAGATGTTCTTCAACCAGCGCGAGTCCTCGCAGCAGCTCGCCTACATGCCGGTCACCGGCATGACCCTGGACAAGGACAGCATCTACAACCCGACCAAGGGCACGGCCGACCCGCGCGACCTGCGCAACGTCAACCGCCGCTTCTTCGAAGGCGGGCCGCGCTCGTTCAACCAGAACGCCAAGACCTATCACTTCTACGGCGGCTTCGAAGGCTATTTCGACCTGGGTTCGCGCCGCTTCGATTGGGACGCGGGCTATCGCTACGACCGCACCGACCAGAACGACCTCACCTACGGCCTGTACAACCTCGACAAGCTGCGCAAGGCCTACGGCCCGTCGTTCATCGACGGCAACGGCCGCGCCCGTTGCGGCCGCCCCGGCGCGATCATCGAGGACTGCGTGCCGATCAATCCGCTCGGCCCGGAGGGATCGATCAGCCAGGAGGCGATCGACGCGGCCAAATTCACCGCGCACGACTCGACCACCCAGATCTCCAAGGGCTACACCTTCAACGTCAGCGGCGAGCTGTTCGATCTGCCGGCCGGCCCGCTGGCGCTGGCCGCCGGCTACGAATACCGCAGCGAAAGCGGCTCGTTCGAGCCCGACGCGTTCATCGCCGCCGGCCTGAGCACCGGCAACGGCTCCAAGCCGACCCGCGGCGGCTACAACTTGAACGAACTGTTCCTGGAACTGTCGGTGCCGGTGCTCAAGGACCTGCCGTTCGCGCGCCTGCTGGACTTCTCCATCGCCACCCGCCGTTCCGACTACAGCACCTTCGGCGACACCCTCAACAGCAAGTTCGGCTTCCGCTGGAAGCCCATCGACGACCTGATGGTGCGCGGCAACTGGTCGCAAGGCTTCCGCGCGCCGAGCATCAACGACATGTACCGCGGCGACGGCGATACCTTCGTGCGCTATTCCGATCCGTGCTCGACCCACAGCGGCAAGCGTTCCAATCCGCAGATCGACGCCAAGTGCCTGGCCGACGGCGTGCCGGGCAACTTCCGCCAGCCCGGCTCCGGCCCCAACCCGCAGACCACCGAGCCATTCACCGCCGGCGGCAATTCCAAGCTGGAAGCTGAGACCTCGACCAACAAGACCCTGGGATTCGTCTACAGCCCGCAATGGGCGCCGGGCCTGGACGTTTCGCTGGACTGGTACCAGATCAAGATCGAGAACGCGATCAGCACCCCGACCGCGCAGTTCGTGGTCGACAAATGCTACGGCGGCACCGCCGCCGAGCAGGCGATCTACTGCAAGCTGATCAAGCGCGATCCCAACTACCCGGGCCGCCCGGGCCTGATCACCGACATCCAGCTGCGGCCGATCAACGCCGCCCAGTTCCTGGTCGAAGGCTACGACCTGACCCTCAACTATCGTCTGCCGGAAACCCGCTTCGGCCGCTTCGCGATCAGCTGGGACAGCACCTACACCTCGCGCTGGGACTATCAGGTGGATTCCAAGTCGCCGGTGGAGCACCGCAACGGCATCTACCTGCAATCCGATCCGTACTGGCGGATCCGCTCCAACCTGTCGCTGGACTGGAGCCGCGGCGATTTCGGCGCGACCTGGGCGCTGCGCTACAAGTCCGGCCTCACCGAGGAGTGCAAGCCGGACTTCAAGCAGTACTGCTCCGATCCGGGCAAGATGAAGAACCAACTCGCGTCGACCACGTATCACGACCTGCAAGTGCGCTACAACGCGCCGTGGAACGCCACCGTCGCGCTCGGCGTCAACAATCTGTTCGCCAAGGAACCGCCGCTGGCGCAGAACGCGTTCGCCAACAACTTCGACTACCAGTACGACATTCCGGGGCGGTTCTTCTACCTCAAGTACCGGCAGCGGTTCTGA
- a CDS encoding type II secretion system protein GspG, whose protein sequence is MRERVWKIAAGVVLALAIVALLLSIARLLWGRSCTTHARVRAEVAWMGSKILAYRCDTGVFPESLQALTRDDLPLGPYAKQAQLSDSWGRPFYYQVSEPQQRFAFYSLGYDGLPGGKDQDADIVYEGSLAPLPSQEWLERGQPVQAVDCSAYKLTQAEVSELTRLNAEWKRAEAARASAADASGSCRRGTGHKEPAQQASGPAK, encoded by the coding sequence ATGAGAGAGCGGGTCTGGAAGATCGCCGCCGGTGTCGTACTGGCGCTGGCGATCGTGGCGCTCTTGCTGTCGATCGCGCGCCTGCTGTGGGGACGCAGTTGCACGACTCACGCCAGGGTGCGCGCGGAGGTGGCGTGGATGGGCAGCAAGATCCTGGCGTATCGCTGCGACACGGGCGTTTTCCCCGAATCGCTGCAGGCGCTGACTCGCGACGATCTGCCGCTCGGCCCGTACGCGAAGCAGGCGCAACTGAGCGACTCCTGGGGACGGCCTTTCTACTACCAGGTGAGCGAGCCACAGCAGCGGTTCGCATTCTATTCGTTGGGGTACGACGGCCTGCCCGGCGGCAAGGACCAGGACGCCGATATCGTCTACGAAGGCAGTCTGGCGCCGCTGCCTTCGCAAGAGTGGCTCGAGCGCGGGCAACCGGTGCAAGCGGTCGATTGCAGTGCGTACAAGCTCACGCAGGCGGAAGTGTCGGAGCTGACCCGACTGAATGCCGAGTGGAAAAGAGCCGAGGCTGCGAGGGCTTCGGCGGCCGATGCGAGCGGGTCCTGCCGGCGCGGTACGGGACACAAGGAACCGGCCCAGCAAGCGTCTGGCCCGGCGAAGTGA
- a CDS encoding type II secretion system protein GspG, producing MGERTWKIAAAAVLALAPVLLGVLVWRVVAGPRCTRTNHTMTRAQVDSLGEKVRMYRCDTGGYPESLEALTNDASPLGPYANRSELADAWGRPVYYRWDAKQERFAVFSLGSDGLPGGDGQSADIVSGGSLAPLSSEEWRERGQPVQSIDCSAYAQPEPQSLVLSRMKAEKQAEAAKGSPTDRGGESDG from the coding sequence ATGGGCGAACGGACCTGGAAGATCGCCGCCGCCGCGGTGCTGGCGCTTGCGCCGGTGTTGCTGGGGGTGCTCGTCTGGCGCGTCGTGGCGGGGCCCAGGTGTACGCGCACCAACCACACCATGACGCGCGCGCAAGTGGACTCATTGGGCGAAAAAGTCCGCATGTACCGTTGCGATACGGGCGGCTACCCCGAGTCGCTCGAAGCGCTGACGAACGATGCTTCGCCGCTCGGCCCCTATGCGAATCGATCGGAACTCGCCGATGCTTGGGGACGGCCTGTCTATTACCGCTGGGACGCGAAGCAGGAGCGTTTCGCGGTGTTCTCGCTGGGTAGCGACGGGCTGCCCGGAGGCGATGGCCAGAGCGCCGATATCGTCTCCGGAGGCAGTCTGGCGCCGTTGAGTTCCGAGGAGTGGCGCGAGCGCGGACAGCCGGTGCAGTCGATCGATTGCAGCGCATACGCGCAGCCCGAGCCGCAGTCGTTGGTGTTGAGCCGCATGAAGGCCGAGAAGCAAGCCGAGGCTGCGAAGGGTTCGCCCACGGACCGAGGCGGCGAATCCGACGGGTAA
- a CDS encoding M24 family metallopeptidase: MSDIPMHAVQPNETDPKERVGAAFDANAMQRARELTWQAVERIRAQIAPGMRESQARELGQRILVELGMGRIWHPLLIRFGANTLKTFRERSDGDPELRADDIYFIDMGVVWDGHEGDSGDTFVVGDDADMHACAAAARTLFDEVRERWREGASGPALYRYAQERAEAMGWRLNLDIQGHRVSDFPHAVYRAGDLGEFEGTPAAGLWILEIQIAHPHRPFGAFYEDLLV, translated from the coding sequence GTGAGCGATATTCCGATGCACGCCGTACAGCCGAACGAAACCGATCCGAAAGAACGCGTCGGCGCCGCCTTCGACGCGAACGCGATGCAACGCGCGCGCGAACTGACCTGGCAGGCGGTCGAGCGCATCCGCGCGCAGATCGCGCCGGGCATGCGCGAATCGCAGGCGCGCGAGCTAGGCCAGCGCATCCTGGTCGAACTCGGCATGGGCCGGATCTGGCATCCGCTGCTGATCCGTTTCGGCGCCAACACCCTCAAGACCTTCCGCGAGCGCTCCGACGGCGATCCGGAACTGCGCGCGGACGACATCTACTTCATCGACATGGGCGTGGTCTGGGACGGCCACGAAGGCGACAGCGGCGACACCTTCGTCGTCGGCGACGACGCCGACATGCACGCCTGCGCGGCCGCCGCGCGCACTTTGTTCGACGAGGTGCGCGAGCGTTGGCGCGAAGGCGCCAGCGGGCCGGCGCTGTACCGCTACGCGCAGGAACGCGCCGAGGCGATGGGCTGGCGGCTGAATCTCGACATCCAGGGCCACCGCGTCAGCGATTTCCCGCATGCGGTGTACCGCGCCGGCGACCTCGGCGAGTTCGAGGGCACGCCGGCCGCGGGGTTGTGGATCCTGGAAATTCAGATCGCGCATCCGCACCGGCCGTTCGGGGCGTTTTACGAGGATTTGCTGGTCTAG
- a CDS encoding MBL fold metallo-hydrolase gives MRVHFHGAAGEVTGSLHEVEAAGHRLLLDCGMIQGSPEAERRNADPFGFDAAALDALVISHAHIDHIGRVPLLLKRGFRGEIHAQEATADLMRIMLLDSASIAEGEAERGNRKRRAGEPELLPLYTREDVEAAMRRVRPLRYDTDAEILPGVRLTFREAGHILGSSVVELRAEGRTLVFSGDLGPKGTPILRDPEPIAAADLVLMESTYGDRLHKDRSETILELGRILEAAWNDGGNVLIPAFAVGRSQELLYWFAKYWDEWKLSRWKIFLDSPMAAKVVAVYDRHTDLFDEDAVAVWKEKPNPFHLPNLHLTESAQDSMAINAIERGAIVIAGSGMANAGRILHHFRQNLDKPQTHVVFVGYQAEGTIGRRLVEGAQWVRIHGRDIRARAQRHTIGGLSAHTDQHGLIEWYGTIAGHPPLALVHGEDKAREALAGEIGERFGTQAVLARPGLTLEV, from the coding sequence ATGCGAGTGCATTTCCACGGCGCGGCCGGCGAGGTCACCGGCTCGCTGCACGAAGTCGAAGCCGCCGGCCATCGCCTGCTGCTCGACTGCGGCATGATCCAGGGCAGCCCCGAGGCCGAGCGCCGCAATGCCGATCCGTTCGGCTTCGACGCCGCCGCGCTCGACGCGCTGGTGATCAGCCACGCCCACATCGACCACATCGGCCGCGTGCCCTTGCTGCTCAAGCGCGGCTTCCGCGGCGAGATCCACGCCCAGGAAGCCACCGCCGACCTGATGCGGATCATGCTGCTGGACTCGGCCTCCATCGCCGAAGGCGAGGCCGAGCGCGGCAACCGCAAGCGCCGCGCCGGCGAGCCGGAGCTGCTGCCGCTGTACACCCGCGAAGACGTCGAGGCGGCGATGCGCCGGGTGCGCCCGCTGCGTTACGACACCGACGCCGAAATCCTGCCCGGCGTGCGCCTGACCTTCCGCGAAGCCGGCCACATCCTGGGTTCGTCGGTGGTCGAGCTGCGCGCCGAAGGCCGCACCCTGGTGTTCTCCGGCGACCTCGGCCCGAAGGGCACGCCGATCCTGCGCGATCCCGAACCCATCGCCGCCGCCGACTTGGTGCTGATGGAATCGACCTACGGCGACCGCCTGCACAAGGACCGCAGCGAGACCATCCTCGAACTCGGCCGCATCCTCGAAGCGGCCTGGAACGACGGCGGCAACGTGCTGATTCCCGCGTTCGCGGTCGGCCGCAGCCAAGAGCTGCTGTACTGGTTCGCCAAGTACTGGGACGAGTGGAAGCTGTCGCGCTGGAAGATCTTCCTCGACAGCCCGATGGCGGCCAAGGTGGTCGCCGTCTACGACCGCCACACCGATCTGTTCGACGAAGACGCGGTCGCGGTGTGGAAGGAGAAACCCAATCCCTTCCATCTGCCGAACCTGCATCTGACCGAATCGGCGCAGGACTCGATGGCGATCAACGCGATCGAACGCGGCGCGATCGTCATCGCCGGCTCCGGCATGGCCAACGCCGGCCGCATCCTGCACCACTTCCGCCAGAACCTCGACAAGCCGCAGACCCATGTGGTGTTCGTCGGCTATCAGGCCGAAGGCACGATCGGCCGGCGTCTGGTCGAGGGCGCGCAATGGGTGCGCATCCACGGCCGCGACATCCGCGCCCGCGCCCAGCGCCACACCATCGGCGGGCTGTCGGCGCACACCGACCAGCACGGCCTGATCGAGTGGTACGGCACTATCGCCGGACATCCGCCGCTGGCGCTGGTGCACGGCGAGGACAAGGCGCGCGAGGCGCTGGCGGGCGAGATCGGCGAGCGTTTCGGCACCCAGGCGGTGCTGGCGCGGCCGGGACTGACTTTGGAGGTTTGA